In the Harmonia axyridis chromosome 3, icHarAxyr1.1, whole genome shotgun sequence genome, one interval contains:
- the LOC123674641 gene encoding uncharacterized protein LOC123674641, with protein MTRHCPVVLHASCKTHVYCINLLRRMRTYKRKTIRGTKSLEVYELAAMEVIERNRKYREVAKEFELCHVSLYNFVKKKKSGAQAVVGYQKTRLVFNAAQEEIIAEYLLKCSNIYFGLLPEDVRRLAYQCAKFYDVDKVPESWHVNQMAGNDWFTNFMKRNPKLAIRSPEATSLSRATSFNRTNVQNFFEKYRSVLERYSFPPSRIWNVDETGITTVQKPKKIVAGKGTKQVGAVTSAERGVLVTLVVATNAIGNAIPCMFVFPRIRYNDIFVRNGPPECIGVGNQSGWMTQKEFVKFIDHFIHHVKPSKEDPVLLLLDNHSSHVNVEVVNKAKENNIILLSFPPHCSHRL; from the exons ATGACTCGGCATTGCCCAGTTGTGCTCCACGCGTCCTGCAAGACGCATGTGTACTGTATCAATTTATTACGCAG AATGAGAACGTATAAACGAAAAACTATTCGAGGAACCAAATCCTTAGAAGTCTACGAGTTGGCTGCAATGGAAGTGATAGAAAGAAATAGAAAGTATAGAGAAGTAGCGAAAGAGTTTGAGCTCTGTCACGTTTCACTCTACAACTTcgtgaaaaaaaagaaatcggGTGCACAAGCAGTAGTAGGTTACCAGAAAACCCGCTTAGTCTTCAATGCTGCACAAGAAGAAATTATTGCAGAATATTTGTTGAAGTGCTCCAATATTTATTTCGGATTACTACCCGAAGACGTAAGGCGATTAGCATATCAATGTGCTAAATTTTACGATGTTGATAAGGTACCAGAGTCCTGGCATGTTAACCAGATGGCCGGTAATGATTGGTTCACTAATTTCATGAAGAGAAATCCTAAGTTGGCAATACGAAGCCCTGAAGCCACCAGTTTGAGCAGAGCGACTTCATTTAATAGAACTAacgttcaaaatttcttcgagaaATACAGAAGCGTACTAGAAAGATACAGCTTCCCACCATCTCGAATTTGGAACGTTGACGAAACAG GTATCACAACCGTGCAGAAGCCGAAGAAGATTGTTGCTGGCAAAGGCACAAAGCAGGTCGGTGCGGTAACATCTGCTGAAAGAGGTGTACTAGTTACACTTGTAGTAGCAACAAATGCTATTGGCAATGCCATACCTTGTATGTTTGTCTTTCCTCGTATTCGTTACAATGACATATTTGTTAGAAATGGACCACCAGAATGCATAGGAGTTGGTAATCAATCGGGCTGGATGACTCAAAAAGAGTTTGTGAAATTCATTGATCATTTTATTCATCATGTGAAGCCGTCAAAAGAAGACCCTGTCTTACTCTTACTAGACAACCACAGCTCACATGTGAATGTAGAAGTAGTTAACAAAGCcaaggaaaataatataattctatTGTCATTCCCACCTCATTGCTCCCATCGCCTATAG